The genomic region AAGCTTGAGGCGATGGCTAGGAGCTATGCGTTAGCAGCTGTTAAGGCTGATCGTGAGGGCAGGATCCAGGAGGCGGTCCAGAACTATAAGAAGGCTATCGAGATCCTTACTCGTTTGCTCCAGCTTCGCCCCGATAACCCGCTTGCCCACGTCTATCGCAACATTGTTGAACAGTATAAGCGCAGGGTTGAGCAGCTCGAGAAGATAGGGGTTCCCGCTACTCCTGCTGAGGCCGAGCAGCTCGAGGACTGGATTGTGACCGAGAAGCCCAAGGTAAGGTTCAGCGATATAGCTGACTTGGAGCACGCTAAGCAGGCGATAAAGGAGGCAATTATCTACCCGGTTAGGCGCCCCGACCTGTTCCCCCTGGGTTGGCCTCGCGGGATACTCTTGTTCGGGCCACCGGGCTGCGGTAAGACGATGCTCGCCGCAGCTGTGGCTAACGAGGTTGACGGGGTCTTCTTCAACATAGACGCCGCCACGATTATGAGTAAGTGGCTTGGCGAGGCAGAAAAGCGCGTAAAGATGCTCTTCGACAAGGCCCGCGCGGCGGCAAAGAACGGGAAGCCGGCGATAATATTCATTGACGAGGTTGACGCGCTCCTAGGCGTCTACGAGAACGAGGTTGGCGGCGAGGTACGCGTCCGCAACCAGTTCCTCAAGGAAATGGACGGGCTACAGGATAAGAGCAACAAGCTCCACGTATACGTCATCGCCGCAACCAATAAGCCGTGGAAGCTCGACGAGCCCTTCATAAGGAGGTTCCAGAAGAGGATATTCATACCACCGCCCGACAAGGAGGCTAGGCTAGAGATACTTAAGCTCTACACGAAGGGGCTACGCCTCGCACCAGACGTCGACCTCGAGAAGCTCGCCGAGCTAACAGAGGGCTACAGCGCGAGCGACATAAAGGACATAGTTATGGAGGCTCATCTCCGCACGATAAGAGAGCTGTTCGAGGAACGCGGAGGAGAAGGAGACCCCCGGCCCGTCACTATGGAGGACTTCTTGGCCGCGATAAGGTCTCGGAGACCGAGCATAACCCGAGAGATGATAGAGCGGTACCAGAAGTGGTTCGAGAAATTCGGGAGCGTCTAGCCCTCCTCTCTCCTCGCTGAACTCTTTCTTCTCAACATGGTCCTATACGTTGCCGCTAATAGGGCCAAGCCCGTACCCACAACCAGCCCTTTCGCGAAGCTCTCTAGCTCCGTGAACGGCGAATCCCCTAGAACCCATTCCCCCACCTGGTACGTGGAGAAGAACGTTGCGAATCCCAGGGCTAGCCTCCTCCAAGCCTCCTGGAGCAAGCCATACCCGGCAAGGATGCCTGGCACCACATGTGTAATGAATCCGCAGAGGACACAGCCTCCTCCCTGGCCTGTCGCTGCGCCGGATGCTATGAAGAATATACGGGCAAGTATCCCCGCCACGAATCCTGTAAACGAGCACCGAATAAGGCTCTCCATTACAGGGGCTCTACGAACACTTGCCGTAATGCTGCTTATGCTTCTGAAGAGCCTAGTCTGCGGAGCCACTGCTCCTCGGCCCCCTTCTTTAGCTAGCACGTATAGCGTTAGTGCATGGGCCCGGCTGACGGGAGATATTACCGTTGGCCCCTTAATTACGCTGCCTGTGCGACTTCTCTCGGGGAGCGCCTAGGCGCTAGGACTAATAACGCCTAACAACCTCTACAGGAAGGTAGGGGTGCAGGTGGAGGATGAGATACGCTCTAGGACTTGTAATGGCAGCCGCTATGATCACTGTCATCGGGCTCGCAGTAGCCGGACACGCTGAGGCAACCAATACGACAACGAACACGACTGTTACAGATATAGTTGCAAAAGCCATGAGTAACCCCAAGGTGGCAATAGCGACCCTTATACAGTTCTTGCTTGGATTCGCACTCGGCTACTACAGCGTGAAGATAGCTAGGTACCTCTTAGCCTGGATAGGCGTGATAATACTGGGCTCCCTCCTCTCCGTCTGGAGCCTCGGCGGAAGCGCCGAGGACATATTGACAAAGATAGGGGCTGAGGCGAAGAAGGTTCTACCGATAGTCAAGGACTTCCTAGCGGCGCTCGGCATTTTGACCGTCGGCCCCGTTGCAGTAGGGTTTATACTTGGACTCATAGTCGGGTTCACAAGAAAGTAATGAATACAGATAATAATAGTAGAGGAGGCTGTTCACCAGACCACTGTCTCTCGATGAAGCGCCCTATGCCTCCTGGGTTTTTCCCTACATAGTCTTATCCATGGGTGTTCTGCGCCACAATTCATGCAACGTGCCATACCCTCGGAGCCCCTCTCGGCTTGTATCCTTATGCCCCAGGGTTTTCGCGACACGAGGGGCTTGCCGCAGCTCCTACAAAGGGTGTCGGTTAAGGTGTAGCTCTCGTCGCCGTACAGGTACACGTAGTGCTTGCCCTTGTCGCGGAGCTTCTCGACCAGCGAGTACCCCTTGTCCGCTACCTCCTCGCCACCCTTAACCGGTACAACGTGGACTGCTGCCTCGGGGTAGCGGTCGACTAGCTCAGAAACCATCATGTCTGCCTTCTTGGAGCCGTCGTAGGCCACGTGTATCTCCACTACGGGGAAGAGGCGGTAGGCCTCCCTTAGCGCCTCGTATACGTGGTCTAGGCGGGGAGGAGTCTCCACTGCTGCGAGGTGCTCGAACACTATGAAGCTGTAGCCCTTCTCCTTAGCCGCCCTAAGCCTCTCAAGGGATACGAGGCCAGCCGTTCGAGCACCATAGTACTCCGGGGCCTTGTCGCCGAGGACTCGGCGCAGCATAGAAGGGAGTTCGAGAGCCCAGTCTAGTGCTAAGGGCTCTCCGCCGTCAAGGAGAAAGACGTCGGGCTGTAGTAGGAGGAGCCTCTTAGCCTCGCCTTCGCCGAACCTTCGGAGCACGAGAGAGCCAGGGTCGGAGTAGGGAGCCCAGCTACAGTAGCTACACCTCCAAGGAGGAACCGGGGCGACAAGGCGGGCTGCAACACCTCCTGGGCACACGTGGTAGAGAGGAACCTGCTCAACGGGCAGAATACTCATGTAGAGCGCGTGCCACGGGTACTTGTCCCCCGCCACGGGGTCTATTACGCCGCAGGCCGGCTCCGAGTCGCAACCGATTACACATCTCCTGCACTTCGCCAAGACCGCTGAACGCCCTCCGGGAGCAAACGGTCTAAGCAGGGAAGGCCGCCTTTCCACGGACCAGGGCAACACATAATGCGGCCACCTATAAGAATCCCGACACATAGGCAGGAGCCCCGAACACGCCGAATTGCTGCTAACAGGGTTCTCGGACCCGGCAATGGAAATCCCTTTGGCCACAAGGGGGGATGATGGGGATTGGCCTTTGAGGACTCCCCGGGCCGATCCCCGGGGCTAGGGGATGAGCGAAGAACCCCTTGCTGACCGCCACTACCTTTATCAAAAACACGTTGAGACTGCTGCCTCTGGTACGGGTGGTACGGGCTTCCATACTTGACCTGACCCGAGGGTTTCTGCCATGGGCTGGCTTACTGGCAGGGTTGTTCTCGTTACTGGGTCTAGTCGCGGCATTGGCCGCGCCGTGGTGCTTGAGGCTGCTAGGCGTGGAGCTCGAGGCGTGGTCGTGAACTATGTTTCGAGAAGAGATGCTGCTGAGAAGGTTGCCGAGGAGGCTCGGAGGATTGGGGCCGACGCGGTTGTCGTAGGCGGTGATGTCTCTAGGTGGGAGGACGCAGAGAGACTCGTGAAGGCAGCCGTAGAGAGATGGGGCCGGCTCGACGTGGTTGTCAACAACGCGGGTATTCTGCGCCCGAAGCTCTTCGAGGAGATGGCTCCGGGGGACTGGGAGAGGGAGATGGCTGTCAACTTCTTCGGTGCACTCAACGTTGCAAAGGCTGCCCTGCCGCACCTCACCAAGACCCGGGGAGTCATTGTCAACATCGCCTCTGTTCTCGGGCTACGCCCAGAGCCGTGGGCAAGCCACTACTCGGCCTCAAAGGCCGCGCTAATAGCGTGGAGCATTGCCGCTGCCAAGGAGCTGGCAGAGAAGGGTGTGAGGGTCATAGCTGTGGCTCCTGGCGGCGTAGACACTGATATGGCTAGGGAGTGGGGAGACCTCGACTGGGTAGAGGAGGAGATTCCCCTCAAGAGGCTGGCTAGACCGGAGGAGGTGGCCCGCCTAGTAATGGACGCGGTAGAGAACCCCTATGTTACCGGCGACGTGCTGACAATAAGCGGAGGCCTACTATAGCTGACACATTACGAATACCGTATCTTCTCTGCTCATAGACCGCAATAATGCTATGAACTGCGCGAGCTTTGGGCACGTTGCAATAAACAATGCTTAAATATAGGCTGTAGAGTACCGCCCTCCTAGACAAGTAGTGCTCGAACCCTGGTTTCACGTAGCCATTGTGTTCTTGGAGAGGTGTGGTCTCGGCTTTGGAGTTTAGTCTGAACGAGGATCTTCTCCGCAGGCTCGTCATGGAGCCCGGCGTGTCTGGCTACGAGGAGCCTATTCGCAGGCTCATAGGGTCCGAGATCGACGGGCTCGGAGAGGCGTGGGTTGACGACGTGGGTAACCTGTTTCTCGACCTAGGCGGCGAGGGAGACACCGTTCTTATCGCTGCGCACATGGACGAGCTAGGCCTGGTGATAACCAGTATCTTCGATGACGGTTTGCTGGCTTTCCGCAAGCTCGGCGGGATAGATGACCGTGTCCTCCCGAGCCAGCACGTAGTGGTGCTTGGCTCCAAGGGGCCCGTGGAGGGCGTTATCGGGCTCGAGCCTCCCCATCTCCAGCTAGAGAAGGAGCCCAAGGTTGTGCCTTGGCACCAGTTGAGGATAGACGTTGGTGCTTCGAGCAGGGAGGAGGTGGAGGAGCTCGGTATCCGCGTGCTCGACCCCGTTGTGCCTAAGAAGCACTGGACCCGGCTAGCCGGGGGCAGGTTCTTTGCGAGCCGGGGCTTCGATGACCGAGCAGGAGTCTACGTGCTCGTAGAGCTAGCAAGGCTCGTAGCAAGGGGCTCCGTGAGGCCCAGGCACCACGTGGTACTGGCATGGACTGTTCAGGAGGAGCTAGGGCTTCGGGGAGCCCTCGCGATAGCTGCGCGCCTAAAGCCAAAATACTTCATAGCAGTAGATACGATGGCTTGCTGCCGCCCAGAGATAACGGGGCCAGCGAGGCCCGGCAACGGGCCAGTCATAAGGGCGCTCGACAACGCCTATGTAGCGGACTGGGGGCTCGTCAGGAGGGCTAAGGAGGTTGCCGAGGAGGAGGGAATCCCGTACCAGTTAGCGAGCGCAGGGGGAGGCACGGACGCAGCAGCATTCATGAGGGCAGGAGTACGCTCGGTAGCAATAGTGATGCCGGTCAAGTATGGACACACAACAGTCGAGACAATAGCGCGGAGCGATATAGAGGACACAGTAAAGCTCCTAGCCAAGCTGCTTGAGAAGGGTCTCGTAGAGTAGCTAGAGTAGCTCATTACTTTGTATAAAGAGTTATGTGATCTTATATAGGGTTTTATATACTAGCAAGGACGTTTTATATTCTTTAACAGCGTTAACTATTTTGAAGAGCTTCTCATACAGTTCCTTGGAGGCTGATTTACATGGTTTACGACGTTGTGGCTTATCCTCGTCTCCCGTCGGCCGCGCTCCACGTTCTAGAGGGTCTTCGCTACCAGATGTTTCATTATGGCGAGGAGGATGCTTTACGAGAGTTCTTGCGAAGAGTGGGAGCCCGAGTACTTATCCGCGTAGGGCTGCCAGTTAACCGGGAGCTGCTCGGGGAGGCTAAAGGGCTCGAACTAGTGATTACGCGGACGAGTGGCCTTGACGGCATCGATGTGGGGGCCGCGGAGGAGAAGGGGGTATGTGTGACGAATCAGCCGGAGGTCATTGCTGAGGCTGTTGCTGAGCACGCGCTGGGCCTGGCGATTGCCGCGGCGAAGCTCCTCGTGGCTGGGCACAGCTACGTGGTTAGCGGTGAGTGGGCTAGGCAGGGCTGGCCTAGGTGGTGGCGGCCCCGCTTACTCTATGGTAGGAGGCTCGGCCTCCTGGGCATGGGGCGTATCGCCTCCCTCGTGGCTCAGAAGTTCCGAGCCGCGCTCGGCGTAAGGGAGATATATTATTGGTCTAGGCGGCGTAAGCCTGAGCTAGAAGTAGTTCTTGGCGCGAGGAGGCTGAGCCTAGAAGAACTATTCGAGCGCTCCGAGATACTCGTAGCAGCCCTGCCATGCACCGATGAGACCCGGGGCCTCGTCACGCTAGACCTTCTCGAGAAGCTGCCTAGGAACGCAATCTTCGTCAACGTGGGGCGCGGCTGCGTTGTTGAAGAGGGTGCGCTTGAGAAGCTCTTGGAGCGGAGAAGCGATATCAGGGTAGCACTCGATGTCTACGAGGAAGAGCCCGTACCGCCCGAGCACCCCTTGGTAAATCAGTACCAGGGCGGCGATAGAGCTGTATTCACGCCACACATAGCCGGCTACTCGGAGGAATCAATGATAGCCACCGCTATCCTTGCAGCCATGCAGGCCCGCCGCTACCTCGAAAAAGGCTGCGTATGGAACCCTGCGACAAAGAACTGCAAACAGTGCACAGACTCACCGCCGACACTAGATGAGGCGATAAGGCTAGCCCGCAACATGCTTCAAAGAGATTCGAAACACCTGCAGCGACCACCAGACTAGGAAAATTCTTTTACAGTCTTCGCAAAGACTATTGTGTAATGTTTTAGCACTAGAGTTATTCATCATCTTTCTGTCCCGTTTTGGGTGGCAGGAGCAGCGAGGGGCACTCCATGCAGCCTTTGTCTAGGTGGCCTCGGTGTATGCAGCACGTTGCTAGTGGTAGGCGATCTCTACCTCTCAACTCAACGAGGAGGTAATCGCCGACGAGCTTGGCTTCGGCATAGCCGGGTTCTCGAACAAGGTTTCCGAGTCTTATCCTGTACTCTTTGCCACGGTATGTGATGAGGAGCTGGGCCTCATAGAGGCCGCTTGGCTTCTTTTCTGCCTTCTCTATTCTTGCGACTACGTGTTCTTGCACCATGTACGCAACCCCTCTCTAGCCCGAGTTGTTAATATAGTGATAATTGTGCATTTATCTTATTTTGTCCGTACAAGTACGTGATATACAGAGGAGCCTTGACGGGGAGGAGGCCGGGGCAGGAACCGTTGGGAATAAAATAGGGGAATAGATGTATCGGCCCGATATATCGGGGTCGTGGAGACCTTGTCGCAGCGAGAGCCTAGGCGGAGGAGGCGCCGCCCGGTAGAGATGAGGATGCTTATGCTCTATTTGCTTGAGAGGGGGCCACGGCACGGCTACCAGTTGATGAAAGAGCTTGAAGAGCTTCTTGGCAAGAGGCCTAGCCCTGGCACGGTTTATCCGCTGCTCCGGGATCTCTTGCGCGAGGGGCTTGTCGAGGCAAGGGTTAGTGGCATAGGTGGCCGCCTCGTTAAGACGTACTCGCTTACCAGTAAGGGTGCCGAGCTGCTCGAGAAGGCTAGGCGTGATGTTGAGAGCTTCATTGCCTCGATGATGGCGCTCCACGAGGCTAGGGACCTGGGCCTTGACGACTTGTTGCGCGAGCTATGGGAGCTTGTACGGCTACTACCAGAGCTTGAAGACAAAGAGAAAAAGACTATAGCCAGGATGATAAGATCCATGGTCGTAGAGGTTAGGAGGCTACGCGAGCAGCTACTGGGCGACTAGGCTCATGTGGGGCGAGAAGTAGAATTGAGTAGTAATGACTACGTTATAATTGTTGAGAACCTTGTCAAGAAGTATGGAGACTTCCCCGCTGTTCGCGGCATAAGCTTCAGAGTGAGGAGAGGCGAGATATTCGGCTTCCTGGGCCCAAATGGGGCCGGTAAGACCACTACTATACATGTCCTCGCCACGCTTCTGCGCCCCACGAGCGGCAAGGCCATAGTCGCCGGCTACGATGTTATGAGAGAGCCCGACAAGGTTAGAAAGTCCATAGGCATTGTCTTCCAGGACCCTAGTCTCGATGATAGCCTCACTGCTTACGAGAACATGTACATACATGGAAGAGTATATGGTCTCAGGGGGAGATTGCTCGAGGAGCGCATCGAGGAGTTGCTACGCTTCGTGGAACTCTATGAGCACCGGAACCGTTTGGTGAAGACCTTCTCCGGGGGCATGAGGAGGAGGCTCGAGATAGCACGAGCCCTTCTACATGAGCCTATTGTATTGTTCCTAGACGAGCCGACGCTCGGCCTTGACCCACAGACGCGGACGCATATATGGGACTATATTCGCCGCCTACGCAACGAGAAGAACGTCACAGTATTCATGACGACGCACTACATGGAGGAGGCGGAGCAGCTCTGCGACAGGATAGCGATAATTGACCACGGCAAGATAATCGCAGAGGGGACGCCGGAGCAGCTCAAGTCACTGGTAGGCAGCGACATCATATACCTGAAGATAGCTGGCCCTATAGACGATGCATGCAGCTTCTTCGCGTCAATAGACGGCGTGGAGGAGTGCAAGAAGCTCGGCGGCGACCGCGTTGCACTTAAGGCTAGAGATGCCCCAAAGATGCTGCCAAGAATACTTGTAGAGGCTTCCCGGAGAGGCATAGAGGTGCTGGAGGCCAGCTACCATAGACCGACGCTCAACGATGTCTTCATTTATCTTACGGGCCGCGAGATTAGAGAGGAGGAGATAGACTCTGCTGAGAGGATCCGGCTCTATGCTCGTAGCATCATGATGCGCCGAGGATAGGAATAGTGGATGAGGAGGGTTGAAGAGTGTTGAGGGGCTTCCTTGACGCTGTCTACGTGATGGCCTACAGACAGGTTAAGCACTTTGTTCGCTCACCGTCCCGCATCATAGGCAGCATTGTGAACCCGTTGATCTGGATAGTGTTCTTCGGACTGGGGTGGGCGAAGGCCTTCAACAACCCATTCATGAAGGTATTGCTCGGGGGGCTGGACTATCTATCATTCCTCGTGCCAGGCGTCATAGCGATGTCGGTGTTCACGGGCAGCTTCCTCAGCGGCATCTCGGTCATATTCGACAAGCAGTTCGGGTTCCTCAAAGAAATACTGGTTGCACCTACCCCGCGCTCAGCCGCAATACTTGGAAGAATACTGGGAGACTCTTTAACAGCAATGGTGCAAGCCGCCCTAATAGCACTAGTCAGCATACCCTTCATGGAACACATAAGCGTTATTGGAACCCTAGTCGCGCTGATCTATGGATACTTCGTCGCAATAGGATTCTCTGCTCTAGGCGTAGCAATAGCCTCGCGCATGAGGAGCCACGAGGGCTTCCAGCTAATAATGAGCTTCCTTATACTTCCCCTACTCTTCCTAAGCGGCGCATTTTACCCGGTAAGCCTCATGCCGACATGGATGAAGGTGCTTGCATACCTCGACCCACTAACGTACGGAGTTGATGCCATGAGGTACTGGATGACAGGGGTCTCATGGCTAAGCCCGATAACGGACCTAGCTGCCCTAGTCCTGCTCGACACCGCCCTCGTCGGGTTTGCGGCGATGCTCTTCAATAAAATGACAATAGAGTAGCCGTTAACCCGTCCCAAGTACCTAGTTTTTGATACGATCAGAGGCTCTTTGCCGGAGAAAATATTGGTCGTTGAATAGAGGGCAGTGCCCCGATGTCCTTGATCCTGTTCTTACTGCTTAGTGAAAGGGCGTTATTCTATGTCTTGCAATGAACTCTGCTACCCTTATAGCATCGATTGTCTCTAGTGGGTCATGGGTTCTCACTATGTGGGCTCCATTGTATACTGCTATGGCTGTGGCTGCTAGGCTTCCCCATAGTCTTTCCTCCGGGCTCTTGCGCCCCGTTATTGCTCCTATGAAGGACTTCCTTGAGACTCCTACGAGTATTGGTTTACCAAAGGTTCTAAGCACATGCAGGTTTGCGAGTATTGTTGAGTCCCAGACATACCATGGCGGGTTTCTCGGCCGGAAGAACCCTATTGCCGGGTCAACTACTATCTTTTCCTCGTCTACGCCGTGTCTGCGGGCAATCTCTATGCTCTCGCGCAGCGCCTCCAAGACCACTGCTATTGGCGAGCTGTTCTCGGGTACCGGGTCCATGTGGGCACCTATTATCACTGGCACACCGTACTCCGCAACCACTGAGGCCATTTTCTCGTCGCCCTTAAACCCGTAGACATCGTTAACAATGTCTGCACCAGCCTCAATAGCCTTCTCAGCCACAAAGGCCCTAGTCGTGTCAACGGAGACTGGGATCCTTATGCTAGTATTCTCCTTTATCGCTCTAATCGCCTCAACGACCCGTCTAGCCTCCTCCTCTACTGGTACCTCTGTTTCGAGATAAGGCGCTGTGGACTTCCCGCCAATGTCTATGAAGTCCGCGCCTTGCTTGGCCATCGCCTCTGCACGGGCTATGATCTCCTCCCTTCTCTGTGCAACCGAGCCCTTGTAGAACGACTCGGGGCTGACGTTTATTACGCCCATTATCCTGGCCGGTTGCTCATCACCTACGACTACGCCGGCTATATCAGCCCTAATGCGGCTAGCCAACCCTGGATCTCCTCCCCGGGCCTCATAGGGGTATCCAGTACTGCTTCAAATGCTCTAATAATGTAGCCTTCCCAGCGTTATGGATTTGCCTAGTGTCTTGGAGGGAGTGGCTATAAGTATCCCTGGGGGTAGGGAGTGGCAGTATAGGCTGCGAAGCCGAAACGATTACGGGGTGATGTTTCGCGTTGCAGGCACTAGACTATGTACTGGTCGGGTTGCTCGCACTCCTAGTAGCTGGCCATATCGGAATAAACTTCGTGACAGAGCTCGAGAAGTTCCTAGTAGCAGAGAACCTCGTCCTAGCAATACTGTATGTAGCGAGCATCGCAGGCATCTGGAGAGGTGCGTCATGGGGCTACGCGCTCGTTGCAATAGTTGCGCTCTTCAGCGCTGGCAGAGTTTCCCGCAGCATAGTTGGATCACGAGGCGAGATAGGAGAACTGGCAGTACAACACATACCACTGCTAGCGATAGACCTGATCGTCGGGATAATCGCTGTCCTCAGACTCATGAAGCCCTAGCTCCAGTGGCTCCGTTAGCTCATTTTCCTCTATGCTCATAATTCTCTAGTAGGAGGCACGCATAGAGGTATGGCGCGCTGTGACCCCCTTCTACAATTGCTGTATCGGGTCGTTCCGCTCAGCTTATACGATACTGTAACCGGGGAGGCAGTGAAGCTCGAGCCAAGACTAGCTGTAGACGTGGGAGGGGGCTCTGGGCTCCTAGGGAAAGCTCTCCGCAGAAAGGGCTTTCTCGGAGAATATGTGCTCGTGGAGCCTGATGCGTGCCTAGCTAAGAGGGCGCTTAGAGACGCCTTCTCCCACATTGTTGTAGGGGTTGCTGAAAGCCTGCCTCTAAGGAGGGTTAGCGGCTCGGTTACCGTTTTCCACGATTCGCTCCACCACGTGGCAGAGCCGTATTTAGCACTAAAGGAGGCTATGCGGGTCTCAGAGTGCATACTTATAGGCGACTTTGACGCGTCATCGCTGCTCGGAAAGCTACTAACAGTTTTCGAAAAGATACTTGGCTATCCCGCCTCCTTCCTGGAGCTCAGAGAAGTACTTGCAACCATAGAGAGCGGCAACTTCAGAGTCGTGAGGCTTAGGGTTTCCCGCCTCGGCAGCTACTTGTTATCTACCTGCAAGAACTAAAGGACATGGACTTGGAGTAGGCTTTTAGTGCTTCTTGCCTCGGAAGAAGCCAGTTATTACTGAAAACAAGCTGCGCCGCTTTGTGATGCACGTTGTTTTTGGCTCATCGCCTCTCTTGCGCAACTTTATGTAGAGAAGGCCCACGTATACAGCGTCAACGATGGGATCGTGGAACCTCGTTTCCGGAGGAGATATACCTAGGATCTCCCTTATTGCTTCCTCGAGGGGATAGCCGCCTCTCCTCATAGCTTGGTATCTCCTAGAGGGGTTCGAGAGCAAGTAGCTGAGGACGTCTATGAAGCAGACCTTGTTTATGGGCAGCCCTCTCCTCTCAGCCTCCTGGAGCAAGAGGGCTGCATCGTGGTCTCCATAGGTTACGAGTGTATAGGTTGCTGCCTCTGCTAGCAGGGAGCTGAGGCTGCCCAGCCGGGTAGCGTTCGCACCAGTTATGCCGTGCACGAGGGCTGTCCTGCCAACGCTGACACTAGGCGGCTCAACGGCGCACCGTATGCTATCTAGTACTAGTTCGTCGCCACGTATCTCCACGAGTGCGGCTGAGACTATCTTACAGCTAGGGCCGCGTATGCACGTAGCTTCTACGTCAAAGGCTGCAAGCCTCTTAGGCATCATAGAGCTGTTGCCCCTTCCAGGGTCGGGACTACTAGGCTCCAGTCCTGGCCCGGTCGACGAGTCTTGACGCTGCTTGTAGCGCTGAGCGTAACAAGCTCCTCTCAACACCGCTTAGCTCGTCTACATCTATCTCCCTAGACCCGTGCACTGCTATACTCCATGCAGTAAATCCTAGTAGTATCCGGTAGGCCTCTGCGGCCTCAGCCGCCATGCTTGGAGAGAGCACCGCCTTGGCGGCGAGCTCTTCGAGGCGCTCAACAGTTGAAACAGGGCGCCATATGTTGGCTGAGACCACTAGGGCCTTCACAGCGAACACTATGGGGGCAAGACCGTCCTTCTTCAAATCTATTCTGCGTGGCAGCCTGCCCAGCGCACGAAGCCTAGGCCTATAGGCCGCCAACACGGATCGAAGATAAGGCGCTGAGCCGGCCTCGGAGATCGCTGAGAAGAGGTGCTTCCTTAGCTCCTCACCGTGATCGCCTCCCTGTTGCCTTGGATAAGCCTGGGCAGCGTCCATGAACAAGCCTATGGTCACTACTTCTTCGTCGCCCTTGGGGCTCGTTGCTGCTCGGCGCAGCCGCTCCTTTGCTTCCTCGAGGGAGTAGAGGAGGCGGCGAGCAGTATAGCCGTGGCTGCATCCCGGGAACCCGATTTTGTCAAGAAAGTCTTCTATTGTCTCGGCTAGTTCCCTTGCCTTACTCTCCGGCACTGAGCCGCTGTATATGAGTGCTGTGTCCCTATCCGTTGGCGCCATTTGCTCGAGCCTAGCATTGCTCCCCATGACTATGTAAGCCCAGTCCTTGGGCCCTACTCCGAGCTGCTTGGCTGCCAGTTCTGCAGCCTTCTCTATAACTGAGCGAAGGACGAGACTAGCCATCTTGACCAGCGTGACTACTCCGCCGCGGCTAAGCAGGGGGTGCAGCTGCTTATTGAACCTTGAGAGCATGCGAGTGAGCCTAGCATAGGCGTCTCTAAGCTCGTCTAAGCTGCTGGCTGTGCGCACTATTCTCCGAGCATAGAGGGGGCCAAGGGCCTCAGCATAAGCTATGTCACGTATAGTCACGACTCCGAGTAGTTTGTCGCCGCGGCCCTTTACGAGCAGGTGCTTGATATTCCTCTCCATCATTAAGTATACTGCATCTGTGCAGGCGGTGCTGGGAGGAACTCCTATAGGGTTCGGCGTCATAAACTCGTCGACCGGCTTAGACAAGTTCTCTCCTAGAGCCACTAGGCGCCGGAGATCAGTGTCGGTAAAGATCCCCTCTGGTCTCAGCTCCTCGTCGACAACAATTACCGAGGAGACACCGTTCTCGTACATCGTTCTCACAGCGTTTACTACGGGTGTACCGCGAACCACTGTGACCGGTGCACGGTACACAAGGTCCTCGACGCGGCATGCTTCCACTTCGGCAGTGCTTATCAAGAGGTTAACGCACTCAGGCCTAACTCTGACAACTATGCTCTCGCTCTCGGCTTCCGCTGATACACTGCCCTCTACTACAAAGTAGTCGCCGCGATGATAAGAAGCATCTCCTACGCGTATAGACCCGTTATAGACTATGTAGAGCCCTGGCTTCTCCACCTTTTCTCCTTCAGATAGGAGCGTTATGGATGAACAAGTAAGCACTTCTTCAAGAGTTTTGCGGGGAAGGTGAGGGAATACTTC from Pyrofollis japonicus harbors:
- a CDS encoding ABC transporter permease, translating into MLRGFLDAVYVMAYRQVKHFVRSPSRIIGSIVNPLIWIVFFGLGWAKAFNNPFMKVLLGGLDYLSFLVPGVIAMSVFTGSFLSGISVIFDKQFGFLKEILVAPTPRSAAILGRILGDSLTAMVQAALIALVSIPFMEHISVIGTLVALIYGYFVAIGFSALGVAIASRMRSHEGFQLIMSFLILPLLFLSGAFYPVSLMPTWMKVLAYLDPLTYGVDAMRYWMTGVSWLSPITDLAALVLLDTALVGFAAMLFNKMTIE
- the folP gene encoding dihydropteroate synthase; amino-acid sequence: MGVINVSPESFYKGSVAQRREEIIARAEAMAKQGADFIDIGGKSTAPYLETEVPVEEEARRVVEAIRAIKENTSIRIPVSVDTTRAFVAEKAIEAGADIVNDVYGFKGDEKMASVVAEYGVPVIIGAHMDPVPENSSPIAVVLEALRESIEIARRHGVDEEKIVVDPAIGFFRPRNPPWYVWDSTILANLHVLRTFGKPILVGVSRKSFIGAITGRKSPEERLWGSLAATAIAVYNGAHIVRTHDPLETIDAIRVAEFIARHRITPFH
- a CDS encoding class I SAM-dependent methyltransferase, which encodes MARCDPLLQLLYRVVPLSLYDTVTGEAVKLEPRLAVDVGGGSGLLGKALRRKGFLGEYVLVEPDACLAKRALRDAFSHIVVGVAESLPLRRVSGSVTVFHDSLHHVAEPYLALKEAMRVSECILIGDFDASSLLGKLLTVFEKILGYPASFLELREVLATIESGNFRVVRLRVSRLGSYLLSTCKN
- a CDS encoding 3'-5' exonuclease family protein; this encodes MMPKRLAAFDVEATCIRGPSCKIVSAALVEIRGDELVLDSIRCAVEPPSVSVGRTALVHGITGANATRLGSLSSLLAEAATYTLVTYGDHDAALLLQEAERRGLPINKVCFIDVLSYLLSNPSRRYQAMRRGGYPLEEAIREILGISPPETRFHDPIVDAVYVGLLYIKLRKRGDEPKTTCITKRRSLFSVITGFFRGKKH
- a CDS encoding CBS domain-containing protein, whose product is MAGKPVPRDILFFLAEEVFPHLPRKTLEEVLTCSSITLLSEGEKVEKPGLYIVYNGSIRVGDASYHRGDYFVVEGSVSAEAESESIVVRVRPECVNLLISTAEVEACRVEDLVYRAPVTVVRGTPVVNAVRTMYENGVSSVIVVDEELRPEGIFTDTDLRRLVALGENLSKPVDEFMTPNPIGVPPSTACTDAVYLMMERNIKHLLVKGRGDKLLGVVTIRDIAYAEALGPLYARRIVRTASSLDELRDAYARLTRMLSRFNKQLHPLLSRGGVVTLVKMASLVLRSVIEKAAELAAKQLGVGPKDWAYIVMGSNARLEQMAPTDRDTALIYSGSVPESKARELAETIEDFLDKIGFPGCSHGYTARRLLYSLEEAKERLRRAATSPKGDEEVVTIGLFMDAAQAYPRQQGGDHGEELRKHLFSAISEAGSAPYLRSVLAAYRPRLRALGRLPRRIDLKKDGLAPIVFAVKALVVSANIWRPVSTVERLEELAAKAVLSPSMAAEAAEAYRILLGFTAWSIAVHGSREIDVDELSGVERSLLRSALQAASRLVDRARTGA